One region of Mycolicibacterium lutetiense genomic DNA includes:
- the hemE gene encoding uroporphyrinogen decarboxylase — MSTRRELPESPYLAAASGRTPHRVPVWFMRQAGRSLPEYRALRAQHRMLEACFDPELVCEITLQPVRRHGVDAAILFSDIVVPLKAAGIGLDIVPDVGPVIEQPIRTQADVEGMKALDPEQVSPVTEAVSMLVRELGEVPLIGFAGAPFTLASYLVEGGPSRHHERTKAMMLGESATWHALMSTLTDLTITFLQAQVDAGVDALQVFDSWAGTLSLADYRTYVLPHTTRVFATMAAAGVPMTHFGVGTAELLGAMSEALGSAPATVVGVDWRTSLVDAAARVKPGTALQGNLDPVVLLSGWPVTEAAVRRVVDDGRAAVAAGAAGHVFNLGHGVLPATDPGIITEAVTLVHSL; from the coding sequence ATGAGTACCCGCCGGGAGCTGCCCGAATCCCCCTACCTAGCCGCCGCCAGCGGCCGCACCCCGCACCGCGTGCCGGTGTGGTTCATGCGGCAGGCCGGCCGGTCGCTGCCCGAATACCGCGCGCTGCGTGCCCAGCACCGCATGCTCGAGGCCTGCTTCGACCCCGAACTGGTCTGCGAGATCACGCTGCAGCCCGTACGCAGGCACGGCGTGGACGCCGCGATCCTGTTCTCCGACATCGTGGTGCCGTTGAAGGCCGCCGGGATCGGCCTGGACATCGTCCCGGACGTGGGCCCGGTGATCGAACAGCCGATCCGGACGCAGGCCGATGTCGAGGGTATGAAAGCGCTTGATCCGGAGCAGGTCTCGCCGGTCACCGAAGCGGTGTCGATGCTGGTGCGCGAGCTGGGCGAGGTGCCGTTGATCGGCTTCGCGGGCGCCCCGTTCACGCTGGCGTCTTACCTGGTAGAGGGCGGTCCGAGCCGTCACCACGAACGCACCAAGGCGATGATGCTGGGCGAGTCGGCCACCTGGCACGCCCTGATGAGCACGCTGACCGATCTGACCATCACCTTCCTGCAGGCCCAGGTCGACGCCGGTGTCGATGCCCTTCAGGTGTTCGACTCCTGGGCCGGGACGCTGTCGCTGGCCGACTACCGCACCTACGTGCTTCCGCACACCACCCGGGTGTTCGCCACGATGGCCGCCGCAGGCGTGCCGATGACGCACTTCGGCGTCGGCACCGCGGAGTTGCTCGGGGCCATGTCCGAGGCGCTGGGTTCCGCACCGGCCACCGTGGTCGGGGTGGATTGGCGAACCTCGCTGGTCGATGCCGCCGCCCGGGTGAAGCCCGGCACGGCCCTGCAGGGCAACCTGGATCCGGTGGTGCTGCTGTCGGGCTGGCCGGTGACCGAGGCGGCGGTGCGCCGCGTGGTCGACGACGGGCGGGCGGCCGTGGCCGCGGGAGCTGCCGGGCACGTCTTCAATCTGGGCCACGGTGTGTTGCCGGCGACCGACCCCGGCATCATCACCGAGGCGGTGACCCTGGTGCACTCCCTGTGA
- a CDS encoding DUF3000 domain-containing protein: MTSAEPAQFRTAVAAMSATTVRPEIELGPIRPPQRLAPYSYALGAEVRHPETTVVPERSEGDAFGRLILLHDPDGAEAWDGTMRLVAYIQADLDSSEAVDPLLPEVAWSWLVDSLESRAEHVTALGGTVTATTSVRYGDISGPPRAHQLELRASWTATDLELGPHVEAFCEVLEHAAGLPPTGVTDLNSRTRA, encoded by the coding sequence GTGACCTCTGCCGAACCGGCCCAGTTCCGGACGGCGGTGGCGGCGATGAGTGCCACCACCGTGCGGCCGGAAATCGAACTGGGTCCGATACGACCGCCCCAGCGGCTGGCGCCCTACAGCTACGCGCTGGGCGCCGAGGTTCGCCATCCTGAGACAACGGTCGTCCCGGAGCGTTCCGAGGGTGACGCCTTCGGGCGGTTGATCCTGCTGCACGACCCCGACGGCGCCGAGGCCTGGGACGGCACCATGCGACTGGTCGCCTACATCCAGGCCGACCTGGACTCCAGCGAAGCCGTCGACCCGCTCCTGCCCGAGGTGGCCTGGAGCTGGCTGGTTGATTCCCTGGAGTCGCGCGCCGAGCACGTCACTGCCCTGGGCGGCACCGTCACCGCCACCACCTCGGTGCGCTACGGCGACATCTCCGGCCCGCCACGAGCGCACCAGCTCGAGCTGCGGGCCTCCTGGACCGCCACCGATCTGGAGTTGGGGCCGCACGTGGAGGCATTCTGCGAAGTTCTCGAGCACGCCGCCGGCTTGCCGCCTACCGGCGTGACCGACCTGAATTCCCGTACCCGCGCGTAA
- a CDS encoding HRDC domain-containing protein, with product MDEDPEVSADLDATEPDESESTPLLSPADGVPEVCITAGEISSAATSLANGSGPFAIDAERASGFRYSNRAYLVQIRRSGSGTALIDPVNHGGSPIDAMAPVADALSQGEWVLHAADQDLPCLSEIGLRPGKLYDTELAGRLAGFERVNLAAMVQRLLGLQLMKGHGAADWSKRPLPAEWLNYAALDVEVLLELRDAIAAVLDDQDKTDWAAQEFEHLRTYVAQPTRRDRWRRTSGIHKVRNPQALSAVRELWTTRDTIARGRDIAPGRILPDAAIINAATSDPKTVDELIALPVFGGSKQRKSAKVWLDALARARDNADPPEANDAQSGPPPAARWARRKPEAAARLEAAKAGLAELSQRVSVPAENLITPEVVRRLCWDWHPVGDVATAVEEFLVDAKVRPWQRELTVPVLTAALKTD from the coding sequence ATGGACGAGGACCCCGAAGTCTCAGCAGACCTGGACGCCACCGAGCCCGACGAGTCCGAATCGACCCCCCTGCTCTCCCCTGCCGACGGGGTACCCGAGGTTTGCATCACTGCCGGCGAAATATCATCTGCCGCAACATCTCTGGCGAACGGCAGCGGTCCGTTCGCGATCGACGCGGAACGCGCATCGGGCTTCCGCTACTCCAACCGCGCATACCTGGTGCAGATCCGCCGCTCGGGTTCGGGCACCGCACTGATCGACCCGGTCAACCACGGCGGCTCCCCCATCGACGCGATGGCTCCGGTGGCCGATGCCCTGTCCCAGGGCGAATGGGTGCTGCATGCCGCCGACCAGGACCTGCCGTGCCTGTCCGAGATCGGCCTGCGCCCCGGCAAGCTGTACGACACCGAACTGGCCGGGCGCCTGGCCGGTTTCGAGCGGGTCAACCTCGCCGCGATGGTGCAGCGGTTGCTCGGCCTGCAGCTGATGAAGGGCCACGGCGCCGCGGACTGGTCCAAGCGCCCGCTGCCGGCCGAATGGCTCAACTACGCCGCCCTGGACGTCGAGGTGCTGCTGGAATTGCGCGACGCGATCGCCGCGGTACTCGATGATCAGGACAAAACCGATTGGGCGGCACAGGAATTCGAGCACCTGCGCACCTATGTCGCGCAACCCACCCGGCGTGACCGCTGGCGGCGCACCTCCGGTATCCACAAAGTGCGCAACCCTCAGGCACTTTCGGCCGTACGTGAGTTGTGGACCACCCGCGACACCATCGCCCGTGGCCGCGACATCGCACCAGGCCGGATCCTGCCCGATGCCGCGATCATCAACGCCGCCACATCCGACCCCAAGACGGTCGACGAACTGATCGCACTACCGGTCTTCGGCGGCTCCAAGCAGCGCAAGAGCGCGAAAGTCTGGCTGGATGCGCTGGCCAGGGCCAGAGACAACGCCGACCCGCCCGAGGCCAACGACGCCCAGAGCGGCCCGCCACCAGCGGCGCGGTGGGCCAGACGCAAACCGGAAGCCGCGGCCCGCCTCGAAGCCGCCAAGGCCGGCCTGGCCGAACTGTCCCAGCGGGTATCGGTACCCGCCGAGAACCTCATCACCCCGGAAGTGGTGCGCCGGCTGTGCTGGGACTGGCATCCGGTCGGCGATGTGGCCACCGCGGTGGAGGAATTCCTCGTCGACGCCAAGGTCCGACCGTGGCAGCGGGAACTGACGGTGCCGGTGCTGACCGCTGCACTCAAAACCGACTGA
- a CDS encoding phosphate-starvation-inducible PsiE family protein, translating into MAQSKETEAEQERERFADRVLSIAEDAIYWSIAILLFAGSVVLIAAQVNLMLQLRSAPAAQIMLELLDGLLLVFILVELLYAVRTSLRSRELVAEPFLIVGILACIKEIVVVSVDAAKLLDKGPEFARAIVQVGVLGALVLVLAAAIFILRLHPFAADHIRDRPDPDS; encoded by the coding sequence GTGGCGCAGTCGAAAGAAACCGAAGCCGAGCAGGAACGCGAGCGCTTCGCCGACCGCGTCCTGAGTATCGCCGAGGACGCGATCTACTGGTCGATCGCCATCCTGCTATTTGCGGGCTCGGTCGTGCTGATCGCCGCGCAGGTCAACCTCATGCTGCAGTTGAGGAGCGCACCCGCCGCGCAGATCATGCTGGAACTACTCGACGGCCTGCTGCTCGTCTTCATCTTGGTAGAGCTGCTCTATGCGGTGCGGACCTCGTTGCGATCCCGTGAGCTCGTTGCCGAACCGTTCCTGATCGTCGGCATCCTGGCCTGCATCAAGGAGATCGTGGTGGTGTCCGTCGATGCGGCCAAACTGCTCGACAAGGGGCCGGAGTTCGCCCGCGCCATTGTTCAGGTCGGCGTGCTGGGCGCCTTGGTGCTCGTCCTGGCGGCCGCCATCTTCATACTGCGGCTACATCCTTTCGCCGCGGACCACATTCGCGACAGACCGGACCCCGACTCCTAG
- the dxs gene encoding 1-deoxy-D-xylulose-5-phosphate synthase — translation MLEQVRGPADLQHLSQSELTDLAQEIRQFLIHKVAATGGHLGPNLGVVELTLALHRVFDSPHDPIIFDTGHQAYVHKMLTGRAQDFDTLRSKDGLSGYPSRSESEHDWVESSHASTALSYADGLAKAFELTGHRNRHVVAVVGDGALTGGMCWEALNNIATGGRPVVIVVNDNGRSYAPTIGGFADHLAGLRLQPGYERILEEGRKAVRGLPVVGEFCYQCMHSIKAGIKDAISPQVMFTDLGIKYVGPIDGHDEHAVESALRNARVFNAPVIVHVVTRKGMGYAHAENDEAEQMHACGIIDPETGLPTKASAPGWTSVFSDELVKIGAKRRDVVAITAAMPGPTGLSPFRDRFPDRFFDVGIAEQHAMTSAAGLAMGGLHPVVALYSTFLNRAFDQLMMDVALHKLPVTMVLDRAGVTGPDGASHNGVWDLSVLGIIPGIRVAAPRDGASLREELGEALTVNDGPTALRFPKGEVGQDIPALQRLGGVDVLAVPEDGMTEDVLLVAVGSFASMGLAVAERLRNQGIGVTVVDPRWVLPVPEAVGTLARRHKLVVTVEDNGVHGGIGSSVSAALRHAEIDVPCRDLGVPQVFQEHASRGEVLAAVGLTDQHIARQVTGWIAAIGAPVGEQEVSQEVD, via the coding sequence ATGCTTGAACAGGTCCGCGGTCCCGCTGATCTGCAGCACCTGTCACAGTCCGAGTTGACTGATCTGGCACAGGAAATCCGTCAGTTCCTGATCCACAAGGTCGCTGCAACCGGGGGACATCTTGGCCCCAACCTGGGTGTTGTCGAACTCACCTTGGCGCTGCACCGGGTGTTCGATTCGCCACATGATCCGATCATCTTCGACACCGGCCATCAGGCCTATGTCCACAAGATGCTGACCGGGCGCGCACAGGATTTCGACACCCTGCGGAGCAAAGACGGCCTGTCGGGGTACCCGTCGCGCAGCGAGAGCGAGCACGACTGGGTGGAGTCCAGCCACGCCAGCACGGCGCTGTCCTATGCCGACGGTCTGGCCAAGGCCTTCGAGTTGACCGGGCACCGCAATCGCCATGTGGTGGCGGTCGTCGGTGACGGCGCCCTGACCGGCGGCATGTGCTGGGAGGCGCTGAACAACATCGCCACGGGTGGTCGGCCGGTGGTCATCGTCGTCAACGACAACGGCCGCAGTTACGCGCCCACCATCGGCGGCTTCGCCGACCATCTCGCCGGTCTGCGGCTGCAGCCGGGCTATGAGCGGATCCTGGAAGAGGGTCGCAAGGCCGTCCGCGGGCTACCGGTCGTCGGTGAGTTCTGCTACCAGTGCATGCACAGCATCAAGGCAGGCATCAAGGACGCGATCTCCCCGCAGGTGATGTTCACCGATCTGGGCATCAAGTACGTCGGTCCGATCGACGGTCACGACGAGCATGCGGTGGAGAGCGCACTGCGCAACGCCCGTGTCTTCAACGCCCCGGTGATCGTGCACGTGGTGACCCGCAAGGGCATGGGATACGCGCATGCCGAGAACGACGAGGCCGAGCAGATGCACGCCTGCGGCATCATCGACCCGGAGACGGGACTGCCGACGAAGGCTTCGGCCCCCGGTTGGACGTCGGTGTTCTCCGACGAGCTGGTGAAGATCGGCGCCAAACGCCGCGATGTCGTGGCGATCACGGCGGCCATGCCCGGGCCGACGGGGCTGAGTCCGTTCCGGGATCGGTTCCCGGACAGGTTCTTTGACGTGGGTATCGCCGAGCAGCACGCCATGACGTCGGCGGCCGGCCTGGCCATGGGTGGTCTGCATCCGGTCGTGGCCCTGTACTCCACGTTCCTCAACCGGGCGTTCGACCAGCTGATGATGGATGTGGCGCTGCACAAGCTGCCGGTCACCATGGTGTTGGACCGGGCCGGTGTCACCGGGCCCGACGGGGCCAGCCACAACGGGGTCTGGGACTTGTCGGTTCTCGGCATCATCCCGGGTATTCGGGTCGCCGCCCCCCGCGACGGCGCCAGCCTGCGGGAGGAACTCGGCGAGGCGCTGACGGTCAATGACGGCCCGACGGCGCTGCGGTTCCCCAAAGGTGAAGTAGGCCAAGATATTCCCGCGCTTCAGCGGCTCGGCGGTGTCGATGTGCTCGCCGTCCCGGAGGACGGTATGACCGAGGACGTGCTTCTGGTTGCGGTGGGGTCGTTCGCGTCGATGGGGCTTGCGGTCGCCGAGCGGCTGCGCAATCAGGGCATCGGCGTCACGGTGGTGGATCCCCGCTGGGTGCTACCGGTTCCGGAAGCTGTCGGTACGCTGGCCCGCCGTCACAAACTGGTGGTCACGGTGGAGGACAACGGTGTACACGGCGGCATCGGTTCCTCGGTGTCGGCCGCACTGCGCCACGCAGAGATTGACGTGCCGTGCCGGGATCTCGGTGTCCCACAGGTGTTTCAGGAGCACGCCTCGCGTGGGGAGGTGCTCGCCGCGGTCGGTCTGACCGACCAGCACATCGCCCGCCAGGTCACCGGGTGGATCGCCGCGATCGGTGCGCCGGTGGGTGAGCAGGAAGTCAGTCAAGAGGTCGACTAG
- the nhaA gene encoding Na+/H+ antiporter NhaA produces the protein MRDRREPANRRLLARGSWLEWQRVSNLLRTETTGGALLLAAAGAALVWANSPWSGGYHRLSAFVVGPQSLHLDLSLSAWAADGLLAIFFFVVGVELKREFVAGDLRDPARAALPIAAAVGGMVVPAAIFVGINLFSGHPETIDGWAVPIATDIAFALAVLAVVSTHLPAALRIFLLTLAVVDDLLAILVIAVFFTDHVALGPLAGALIPIALYGFAVQRGVRQWWILMPPAIAAWALVHASGVHATVAGVVLGFTVPVLGRHASAKHFEHLVRPLSAGFAVPVFAFFAAGVTVGGWSGFADALSHPVTIGVIAGLVLGKPIGVLGTTYLMARFTHASLDEDLAWRDVLGVALLAGIGFTVSLLIGELAFGPGSVADDDVKIAVVTGSVVAGLLASVVLVSRNAAYRRIHRRETVDADHDGVPDVYQPRHD, from the coding sequence ATGCGTGACCGCCGTGAACCCGCCAACCGGCGCCTGCTGGCGCGGGGATCGTGGCTGGAATGGCAGCGGGTCTCGAACCTGCTGCGCACCGAGACGACGGGCGGGGCGTTGCTGCTGGCGGCGGCTGGCGCGGCGCTGGTATGGGCGAATTCGCCGTGGTCGGGCGGCTATCACCGGCTGTCGGCATTCGTCGTCGGCCCGCAGTCCCTGCACCTCGATCTGAGCCTGTCGGCCTGGGCCGCCGACGGCCTCCTGGCGATTTTCTTCTTCGTCGTCGGTGTGGAGCTCAAACGTGAGTTCGTCGCCGGAGATCTGCGGGACCCGGCCCGCGCCGCGCTGCCCATCGCGGCCGCTGTCGGCGGCATGGTGGTGCCTGCGGCGATCTTCGTCGGGATCAACCTGTTCTCGGGCCATCCGGAGACCATCGACGGGTGGGCGGTGCCGATTGCCACGGATATCGCCTTCGCGCTGGCCGTACTGGCGGTGGTGTCCACCCATTTGCCTGCTGCGCTGCGGATCTTCCTGCTGACGTTGGCGGTCGTCGATGATCTGCTGGCCATCTTGGTGATCGCCGTGTTCTTCACCGATCACGTGGCGCTGGGGCCGTTGGCCGGGGCGCTGATCCCGATCGCGTTGTATGGGTTTGCGGTGCAGCGGGGTGTGCGCCAGTGGTGGATCCTGATGCCGCCGGCCATCGCGGCCTGGGCGCTCGTACACGCCAGTGGTGTGCACGCCACGGTGGCCGGGGTGGTGCTCGGGTTCACCGTGCCGGTGCTGGGCCGCCACGCTTCGGCCAAACACTTCGAACACCTCGTACGGCCGCTCTCGGCAGGGTTCGCCGTGCCCGTGTTCGCGTTCTTCGCCGCGGGCGTGACGGTCGGCGGATGGTCGGGCTTCGCCGACGCCTTGTCACACCCTGTGACGATCGGGGTGATCGCCGGCCTGGTACTCGGCAAACCCATCGGCGTGCTGGGCACGACGTATCTCATGGCCCGCTTCACCCACGCGAGCCTCGACGAGGACCTTGCCTGGCGGGACGTGCTCGGTGTCGCGTTGCTGGCCGGGATCGGTTTCACGGTGTCGCTACTCATCGGCGAGCTGGCATTCGGGCCGGGCAGCGTTGCCGATGATGACGTCAAGATCGCGGTGGTCACCGGATCGGTGGTGGCGGGGCTGCTCGCGTCGGTGGTTCTGGTGTCGCGTAATGCCGCGTACCGCCGGATTCACCGGCGGGAGACCGTCGATGCCGACCATGACGGAGTGCCCGACGTGTATCAGCCTCGCCACGACTGA
- a CDS encoding diguanylate cyclase domain-containing protein, with product MSPFDNYYARTALLAAQGKRTRMQRTIGVTIVGLSLIPLLVLTSPKGPHGGLQYVAVGVSIGGLVLAQWWWRRQWPSRTQSWIVVSIGTACIAATCILLVDPVVGLMGSSALSLITAYTAFLHSRRVLRLTWLASGVVVGFLAYRVALVDAWLAIAGTLVTVLVILCTSALCRMAVELIEPDRVQHPGEIDPLTGLLNREAFDMHTATMLGSHSRHDDQYLVVVAVGIDDMALLSDMDGNHSTLHARVAVAQAIRETVRHKVPLAHVSDSEFLIADVFKTNDPSPLVNRIRMALTTTPMRLTASIGSACSQLRPLTELPTPQIVDALVALAVTAMKQSKAEGGNRATYAHFPTPTVGPDAQE from the coding sequence TTGAGTCCATTCGATAATTACTACGCGCGTACGGCGCTGCTTGCTGCGCAGGGCAAGCGCACCCGGATGCAACGCACGATCGGGGTCACGATCGTCGGGTTGAGCCTCATCCCGCTGCTGGTGTTGACCAGTCCGAAAGGTCCCCACGGCGGCCTCCAGTACGTGGCGGTGGGCGTCAGCATCGGCGGACTGGTCCTGGCGCAGTGGTGGTGGCGTCGGCAGTGGCCCAGCCGCACGCAGTCCTGGATCGTCGTGTCCATCGGCACGGCCTGTATCGCGGCCACCTGCATCCTGCTGGTGGACCCGGTCGTCGGACTCATGGGTTCCAGCGCATTGAGCCTGATCACCGCCTACACCGCATTCCTGCACAGTCGCCGGGTGCTGCGCCTGACCTGGCTGGCCTCCGGTGTGGTGGTGGGATTCCTCGCATACCGGGTGGCGCTGGTCGACGCCTGGCTAGCGATCGCCGGCACGCTGGTGACAGTCCTGGTGATCCTCTGCACCTCGGCGTTGTGCCGGATGGCCGTCGAGTTGATCGAACCCGACCGCGTCCAGCACCCGGGCGAGATCGACCCGCTGACCGGGCTGCTCAACCGGGAAGCATTCGACATGCACACCGCCACCATGCTGGGCTCGCACAGCCGTCACGATGATCAATACCTGGTGGTCGTGGCGGTCGGCATCGATGACATGGCGCTGCTCAGCGACATGGACGGCAACCACAGCACGTTGCACGCCCGCGTCGCCGTCGCGCAGGCGATCCGCGAAACCGTGCGCCACAAGGTTCCGCTCGCCCACGTGTCCGACAGCGAATTCCTGATCGCCGACGTGTTCAAGACCAACGACCCCTCACCGCTGGTCAATCGGATCCGGATGGCCCTGACCACCACGCCCATGCGCCTCACGGCCAGCATCGGCTCGGCCTGCAGCCAGTTGCGCCCACTGACCGAACTGCCCACCCCGCAGATCGTCGACGCCCTGGTGGCATTGGCGGTCACCGCGATGAAGCAATCGAAGGCTGAGGGCGGAAACCGCGCCACCTACGCCCACTTCCCCACCCCGACGGTGGGTCCCGACGCCCAGGAGTGA